A single window of Myxocyprinus asiaticus isolate MX2 ecotype Aquarium Trade chromosome 34, UBuf_Myxa_2, whole genome shotgun sequence DNA harbors:
- the LOC127425738 gene encoding ataxin-1-like: MKSNQERSNECLPPKKREIPASTLPSEERPMVMAPATESQRAGNLTWLASVASGHERGRQHTSTSAESDGPQYKPLSAPFESATPSSMHSTRAPTAVTTLPAVYTSPLSQPAGTIQYTSLSPNVHFISSPYPAPYAGYISQLVPPSTASTTQREAYASSSSSPASKIDQHYQLGRPPGLVTSNSTSLPHSTQYVQIASSPLSTSPRTAQSPHAHLPLHLPPHHTLPISGASQVLVQYPDGLFPKREETRPREVLNGELEKDRRFGPPPVSSAGKQGSTAKGASSSQQYHIHQQQSPHHYEARHVVLPGEYTQDCTAMRSSLVLLPNSHSSSGVDPRGTPDKLPPPTSHTEKGGICAGKPMSRTTSTSASHPFPPPPVDNLKGTVTTLSPHAVIQTMHNTTESLSLGLPSANFYTTQTPIIGYIADTGHQQTLSYHTSLPQHLVIPGTQSVIIPVTGTEATATSATPPLPGALPHAFVTSTAPKVENFETPAPYSVVQAQLHLPMIPAPAGLLTTPPLPSAPSLPPYFTKGSIIQLADGELKRVEDLKTEDFIQSAEISNELKIDSSTVERIDSNHASNFAIIQFAVGEHHSQVSVEVLVEYPFFVFGQGWSSCCPERTTQLLELPCTKLSVGDVCISLTLKNLRNGSIKKSQGQVLDAPTLGPPLKPPKALLHGARGGVRHTEQENGLGQYSDQGGGGNQGNKENGELKFGERDICKAPPPSESESISKPTGRKRRWSAPEGRKVENPEGEPPLIFPKPSFIPQEVKISIEGRSNISK, encoded by the exons ATGAAGTCGAACCAGGAGCGGAGCAATGAATGCCTGCCCCCGAAAAAGCGTGAGATCCCAGCAAGCACTCTGCCCTCAGAAGAGAGGCCCATGGTTATGGCGCCTGCCACTGAAAGCCAGCGTGCAGGGAACCTGACCTGGCTTGCCAGTGTGGCAAGTGGGCATGAAAGAGGGCGGCAACACACCAGCACCTCCGCAGAATCTGATGGGCCTCAATACAAACCGCTGTCTGCCCCATTTGAGAGTGCAACTCCATCATCCATGCACTCAACCAGAGCTCCAACTGCAGTGACCACCCTACCTGCAGTGTACACCTCACCCCTCTCTCAGCCCGCTGGCACCATCCAGTACACATCCTTGTCCCCCAATGTACACTTCATCAGCTCTCCATACCCTGCACCATACGCTGGCTACATATCTCAGCTAGTACCCCCTTCTACTGCATCCACCACACAGCGTGAGGCTTATGCCAGTTCCTCCAGTTCCCCAGCATCTAAAATTGACCAGCACTATCAGTTGGGCCGTCCACCAGGCCTGGTCACATCGAACAGCACCTCTTTGCCCCACTCCACCCAGTACGTCCAAATCGCCAGTTCTCCTCTAAGCACATCGCCTCGGACTGCACAATCACCCCATGCTCACTTGCCCCTGCACTTACCCCCTCACCACACGCTGCCCATCAGTGGCGCCTCGCAGGTCCTAGTTCAGTACCCAGATGGACTTTTCCCCAAGAGGGAGGAGACCAGGCCCAGGGAGGTTTTGAATGGAGAGCTGGAGAAGGACAGGCGCTTTGGTCCACCTCCAGTGTCTAGTGCAGGTAAACAAGGTAGCACTGCCAAAGGGGCCTCCTCCTCTCAGCAGTACCATATCCACCAGCAGCAGAGCCCACATCACTATGAGGCTCGGCATGTGGTTCTCCCTGGCGAATATACACAGGACTGCACGGCCATGCGGTCCTCATTGGTGCTGTTACCCAACAGTCATAGCTCCAGTGGTGTTGATCCTAGAGGTACACCAGACAAGCTGCCTCCCCCAACTTCCCACACTGAAAAAGGAGGGATTTGTGCAGGCAAACCTATGTCCCGCACTACCTCCACCTCTGCATCCCATCCTTTTCCTCCTCCACCTGTGGACAATCTAAAGGGGACAGTTACCACATTGTCACCCCATGCAGTCATCCAGACTATGCACAACACCACAGAGTCTCTCTCATTAGGCCTCCCCTCTGCCAACTTCTACACCACCCAAACACCCATCATTGGTTACATTGCTGACACAGGTCACCAGCAAACTCTCAGCTACCACACCAGCCTACCCCAACACCTGGTCATCCCTGGTACTCAGTCTGTCATTATCCCAGTGACTGGAACAGAAGCTACTGCTACATCGGCCACACCACCCTTGCCTGGGGCACTGCCCCATGCATTTGTCACCTCAACGGCCCCCAAAGTGGAAAATTTTGAGACTCCTGCCCCATACTCTGTGGTTCAAGCCCAGCTGCACCTGCCTATGATTCCAGCCCCTGCCGGCCTGCTGACAACTCCACCTCTACCCTCTGCCCCCTCGTTACCCCCTTACTTCACCAAGGGCTCCATCATCCAGCTTGCAGATGGGGAGCTGAAACGGGTGGAGGACCTGAAGACAGAGGATTTTATTCAGAGCGCTGAGATTAGCAATGAGCTGAAGATTGACTCCAGCACTGTTGAGCGCATTGACAGCAATCATGCATCTAACTTTGCCATTATACAGTTTGCTGTGGGAGAACATCATTCACAG GTCAGCGTGGAGGTGCTAGTAGAGTATCCGTTCTTTGTGTTCGGTCAGGGCTGGTCATCCTGCTGTCCAGAGCGGACAACCCAGTTGCTAGAGTTGCCATGCACAAAGCTTTCGGTAGGCGATGTCTGCATCTCCCTCACCCTGAAGAACCTGAGGAACGGCTCCATCAAGAAGAGCCAGGGGCAAGTATTGGATGCACCAACCCTTGGTCCACCCCTTAAGCCTCCCAAAGCACTCTTGCATGGGGCACGGGGGGGTGTTCGGCACACAGAACAGGAGAACGGACTTGGGCAGTATTCAGATCAAGGAGGCGGAGGCAATCAGGGCAATAAAGAGAATGGAGAACTGAAGTTTGGGGAGAGGGACATCTGCAAAGCCCCACCACCCTCTGAATCAGAGTCCATCAGCAAACCCACAGGCCGCAAAAGGAGGTGGTCAGCCCCTGAGGGCCGCAAAGTAGAAAATCCAGAAGGAGAGCCTCCTTTAATATTTCCTAAGCCCTCTTTCATCCCTCAGGAGGTTAAAATTAGTATCGAAGGCAGATCAAATATTAGCAAGTGA